The genome window GTTGTTTGGCGGGGTGTGGAACATGGTCAAGGTGCTCTTACCGGTGTTCTGGCTGGCAGGCATGTTCGGCATCTGGCTGTTCTACGTCCAGCATCAGTTTGAGGGCGTGTACTGGGCACCGGATACCGAGTGGGATTACGTTGCCTCGGCACTCAAAGGTGCATCCTATTACCGATTGCCCAAAGTCCTGCAGTTCTTCTCAGGGAATATCGGTTTCCATCACATTCACCATCTCAGCCCGCGCATTCCCAACTACCAACTGGAAGCCTGCTACAAGAGCAACCCCATCTTCCAGATTGAAGTAACTGAAATTGGCTTTTTGGAAGCGCTGAAGACCGTGCGGCTGAAACTCATTGACACTGCCCGCAACAATCAAATGGTTACCTTCCAGGATATTCTGGGCTAAAACAGACTGTTCTTAAACAAAGCCGCCGAAGGATTGCCTTCGGCGGTTGACTTTTTAACGACGTTTGTGGCGTTTTTTTCCGCTCCGAGCAGGGGAAGAGACAGGCGTATTGCCATTGTTTCCTGCAGCAGGCAAAACCTCTGCACTCGGAGCAGATGCACCGGCAGACACCGACTCTCGCGGACGAATGTTGAACATGCGGGCAATCACCCCCATGCGAATATCGGCGAGCAACTGTGAGAACATCTCCGAAGCGCGGCTCTTGTACTGCACCAGCGGATCACGCTGAGCATAGGCTTCCAGCCCAATTGAGACACGCAGGGCTTCCACCCGCGTCAGGTAATCCACCCACAACTCTGAAATCACGCTGAGCAAGAGGGAACGCTGGATTTCATTGGCGCGCCACCAGCCCAGTATTTCTTTCAGAATGCCGCGCTGTTCGTCAGTCAGAGTCTCCAGCGGTGCATCCAGCGCCTCTTCTCCAAGCGATTCCACGATATATGGATGAAGCCGTGCATCCAGCTGGCGCAGAGTTTGGCGCAACTGGGTCAGAGTGTAATAATCCACCTCGCCGTAGATTTCTTCCAGAAATTCCTGTGCGCCCTGCAAATGCTCCAGCACCCGCTGAGTGATGGAATTAGGGTCAGCATCGCCCAGCATCTTTGCCGCCAGATACACCCAGCGCAGGCGGGAAACTTGCTGAACTCCCTGGCGGTGCGTACGGCGGTCGAACACCATGCGCGTCCCTGTGGAAATGCGAGCGAGTAAATTGAGAATAAGTTGTTCATCCTGCCAATTGGTCTCTTCATCCAGCGATTGGACTGCGTTGTCCAGATCGCTCACCACCTGCCCATTTGCGCCAAACAAACGTTCGCGCTGACGCGAGAGGTAGGCTTCCACCTCACCCAGCAGAGCCTCGACGGCTTCGTCCCAATCCATATCACTGAAACGGTTCGGACGCAGGTTGAGCGACTCTCCCAGGCGGCGCTCAACAGCACCAATGACGCGACTCAAGTTCAGGTTGAACAAATGAGTTTCAATTTGCTCACGGAGATGCTCTTTGAGTTTTTCAGGATCGCTGTCCAGCCAGCGCAGGGCTTCTCCGCTCAGCCGGAAATTGGGCAGTCGTGCCAGTGCTACCAGTTCTTCAGCATACTCGGCAGGACGACGCTGAGGCATTTCTTCCTTGCGGTCGTCAAGGGTCTCAAAGAAGTTTTCCACCCCTTCCATGCGTTCATCCACCTGCGTCTGGATGGATTCACCCGTTTTCTCCAGCAAATCCCGCAGGGAGTGAATGAGGTGCTGACTCTCGGCGTCAAAGGCTTCCTCGGCAATTCCCAGCACGGCATTGCGCAAATACCCCTGCGAAGGATTTGATTTGACCCGCGCCTGCACTTCATCCACCAGCAAGCGCAGGGTGAAGGACGGATAAATTCGCCCGCCCCATTGCAAAGGCGGCTGGACATCCTCAAGGAACGCCAGCAGTTTCCAGGGACCTTCTTCCTGCTTCAGCGCCTGCGGCACGCGCTCCGCCAGTTCGGTCTTGAGCATGTCCTCAATGTCTTCGCTCAAGTCCACCTTGGTGAAAACGCGGTCGCGCTGTTCGTAAATGCGCTTGCGCTGAGAGTTCAGCACATCGTCGTACTCCAGCAGGTGTTTGCGCACATCAAAGTTCGCGCCTTCCACACGTTCCTGCGACTGCTCTACCAGCCGCCCAACCACTCCGCTTTCGATGGGCATGCTCTCGTCAATATTCAATCGCTCCATCAACCCCGTCACCTGCTGACCACCGAACAGGCGCATGAGTTCATCATCCAGCGCCAGGTAGAAGCGCGAGGAGCCCGGGTCGCCCTGACGGGCGGCGCGCCCGCGCAACTGATTGTCAATGCGGCGGGCTTCGTGGCGTTCAGAGCCAATCACATGCAAACCGCCCAGTTCGCGCACCTTTTCCATCTCTTCCATGTATTGCAGGAAAGCGCGCACCTGCTCTTCGTAAATTCCGTACTCTTCAGGCGGTATCTGCAAGAGAGCCTGGCGGCGCTCTTCGTTGGTCATGTTGTAGGCGTCGTATCCGGCACGCGCCAGCACGCGGTTGGTATCGCCGAGAATCTCTTCGTCCAGTTCGCCGCCCAGTTTGATGTCCACACCGCGCCCTGCCATGTTGGTGGCAATGGTCACTGCGCCAAAAGCGCCGGCGCGGGCAATGATTTGCGACTCTTCGTCATGCTTGCGGGCATTCAGAACCTGATGAGGAATTCCGCCCTGCAAAGCGCGCTGGAGACGGCTCAAATCGTACCCTTCCACGCCCAGGATGCGCGCCAGCCGCTGGATGTTCTGCGGCTCTTCCACGTTAAACGACATGGACAGGTTGAGGGTGCGCGCCAATTGCCGCAGTTCGCCGGTTTCAATCTCTTCCAGTTTGCGGTACAGCGGTTGCAGTTCAGGAATGGCGCGCTCGATAATCTCAATCTTACGCGATTCAATGTACATGTCGCGCAGGAGTTGAATTTGTGCCAGTTTGCGCAGGTAATCGGCATCCAAACGGCGGGAAAGGCGTTCGGAATGTTCCACCGAAGTCGTACCTACCAGTTGCGGTCTGCCGATGACGTAATACTTGAGAATTTCCATGGTAATGGCGCGCAGTTTGGCTTCTTCGGTGCGGAACACCACATCGGGGTAATCCTTGCGCTTCCAGAAGATGGGACGCTTCTGCGGATCATCACGGCGGGCGTAGTAGGTAAATTTATATCCCTCGGGGTCTTTGGCTTCAACAGGGATGTAAGGGGAATTGGGACGGCTGGCAAGGTACTCCAGGTTGGTTGGGATGGGAAGCACATCCAGTTTATAAATTTTGTAAAACTCTTCCGACTCGGTTTCTGCCGTACCGCTCATTCCCGCCAGTTTCTGATACATGCGGAAGTAATTCTGAATGGTAATGGTCGCGTAGGTGACATTTTCGGGTTCAACCTTGACACCCTCTTTGGCTTCCACTGCCTGATGCAACCCTTCCGACCAGCGTCTGCCGGGCATGAGTCGCCCGGTAAACTCGTCAATGATGATGACCTTGCCGCCCTGCACCAGATAATCCTTGTTGCGTTTGTAAAGGAACTGCGCCCGCAGGGCTTGTTCCAGGTATCCCAGCAGGCGGGCTTGTTCGGGATTAATGTCTTCAGGGCGCTCAGGGTCGCGCAGGGGCTGTCCCAGCAGGGCTTCCACATGGGCTTCGCCCACCTCGGTCAGGGTGACGGTACGATTCTTCTCGTCAATCTCATAATCCTCGGGGTTCAACTGCTTGACCACTGCCGCCATGCGCACGTACCATTCGGACTCATCCTGCGCCGGACCGGAGATAATCAACGGTGTGCGGGCTTCGTCAATGAGGATGTTGTCGACCTCGTCCACGATGGCGTAGTAATGTCCGCGCTGGACGCGGTCTTCCAGGCGCATGGCAAGGTTATCGCGCAGGTAGTCAAAACCAAACTCGCTGTTCGTCCCGTAGGTGATGTCGGCTTTATAGGCTTCAGCCCGGGAGACCATCTGAAGTTGATGCTGATCCTCATGGGGTGAAGTCTTTTTCAAGTCCACCAGGAAGGCACTGCGTCCGTTATCGGTACGCGCCGCCATCTGAAGCACACCGACAGACATGCCCAGCGCCTGATAAATGGGCGCCATCCAGCGGGCATCGCGGCGCGCCAGATAATCGTTGACGGTCACCAGATGCACCCCGCGCCCGGTCAGGGCGTTGAGGTACAGTGGCAGAGTTGCCACCAGCGTCTTGCCTTCGCCAGTGCGCATTTCGGCAATGCGTCCGTAGTGCAAAACCATGCCGCCAATCAACTGCACATCGTAATGGCGCAAACCAAGGGTGCGCTTGGAAGCCTCGCG of Anaerolinea thermophila UNI-1 contains these proteins:
- a CDS encoding preprotein translocase subunit SecA; amino-acid sequence: MFKKLVNFLGLDPNKREIERLAQIVDQINALEAEFEKLSDDALRAKTDEFRAYIRTAVEGIEDEKERYQAEQTALNEILPQAFAAVREASKRTLGLRHYDVQLIGGMVLHYGRIAEMRTGEGKTLVATLPLYLNALTGRGVHLVTVNDYLARRDARWMAPIYQALGMSVGVLQMAARTDNGRSAFLVDLKKTSPHEDQHQLQMVSRAEAYKADITYGTNSEFGFDYLRDNLAMRLEDRVQRGHYYAIVDEVDNILIDEARTPLIISGPAQDESEWYVRMAAVVKQLNPEDYEIDEKNRTVTLTEVGEAHVEALLGQPLRDPERPEDINPEQARLLGYLEQALRAQFLYKRNKDYLVQGGKVIIIDEFTGRLMPGRRWSEGLHQAVEAKEGVKVEPENVTYATITIQNYFRMYQKLAGMSGTAETESEEFYKIYKLDVLPIPTNLEYLASRPNSPYIPVEAKDPEGYKFTYYARRDDPQKRPIFWKRKDYPDVVFRTEEAKLRAITMEILKYYVIGRPQLVGTTSVEHSERLSRRLDADYLRKLAQIQLLRDMYIESRKIEIIERAIPELQPLYRKLEEIETGELRQLARTLNLSMSFNVEEPQNIQRLARILGVEGYDLSRLQRALQGGIPHQVLNARKHDEESQIIARAGAFGAVTIATNMAGRGVDIKLGGELDEEILGDTNRVLARAGYDAYNMTNEERRQALLQIPPEEYGIYEEQVRAFLQYMEEMEKVRELGGLHVIGSERHEARRIDNQLRGRAARQGDPGSSRFYLALDDELMRLFGGQQVTGLMERLNIDESMPIESGVVGRLVEQSQERVEGANFDVRKHLLEYDDVLNSQRKRIYEQRDRVFTKVDLSEDIEDMLKTELAERVPQALKQEEGPWKLLAFLEDVQPPLQWGGRIYPSFTLRLLVDEVQARVKSNPSQGYLRNAVLGIAEEAFDAESQHLIHSLRDLLEKTGESIQTQVDERMEGVENFFETLDDRKEEMPQRRPAEYAEELVALARLPNFRLSGEALRWLDSDPEKLKEHLREQIETHLFNLNLSRVIGAVERRLGESLNLRPNRFSDMDWDEAVEALLGEVEAYLSRQRERLFGANGQVVSDLDNAVQSLDEETNWQDEQLILNLLARISTGTRMVFDRRTHRQGVQQVSRLRWVYLAAKMLGDADPNSITQRVLEHLQGAQEFLEEIYGEVDYYTLTQLRQTLRQLDARLHPYIVESLGEEALDAPLETLTDEQRGILKEILGWWRANEIQRSLLLSVISELWVDYLTRVEALRVSIGLEAYAQRDPLVQYKSRASEMFSQLLADIRMGVIARMFNIRPRESVSAGASAPSAEVLPAAGNNGNTPVSSPARSGKKRHKRR